Proteins encoded together in one Pantoea sp. CCBC3-3-1 window:
- a CDS encoding aspartate aminotransferase family protein, producing the protein MAADKLAVTRSTFDEVILPVYAPAQFVPVKGKGSRVWDQQGKEYIDFSGGIAVTALGHCHPALVEALKTQGETLWHTSNVFTNEPSLRLASKLIAATFAERVFFANSGAEANEAAFKLARYYASKRHSPYKSKIIAFHNAFHGRTLFTVSVGGQPKYSDGFGPKPADIVHVPFNDLAAVKAVIDDHTCAIVVEPIQGEGGIVPATPEFMQGLRQLCDEHQALLVLDEVQSGMGRSGKLFACEHYGVNPDILTTAKALGGGFPVSAMLTTNEIASAMAPGVHGTTYGGNPLACAVAEAALDIINTEEVLSGVETRRELFVTALKALDAKLDLFSEIRGKGLLIGAALKPQHAGKARDILNAAAAEGVMILNAGTDVIRFAPSLVIEPADIEEGMTRFAEAVKKVLA; encoded by the coding sequence ATGGCAGCGGATAAATTAGCGGTAACGCGCTCAACGTTTGATGAAGTGATTTTGCCTGTTTATGCACCAGCGCAGTTTGTGCCGGTGAAAGGAAAAGGCAGCCGCGTCTGGGATCAGCAGGGCAAAGAATATATCGACTTCTCCGGTGGGATTGCCGTTACTGCGCTGGGTCATTGCCATCCTGCGCTGGTGGAAGCCCTGAAAACGCAGGGTGAAACGCTGTGGCATACCAGCAACGTATTCACTAACGAGCCTTCTCTGCGCCTGGCCAGCAAGCTGATTGCGGCGACCTTCGCTGAACGCGTGTTCTTTGCCAACTCCGGCGCGGAAGCGAACGAAGCCGCGTTTAAACTGGCTCGCTACTATGCTTCGAAGCGCCATTCGCCGTATAAAAGTAAAATCATCGCCTTCCATAATGCGTTCCACGGCCGCACTTTGTTTACCGTGTCCGTTGGTGGACAGCCTAAATACTCTGACGGTTTCGGCCCCAAACCGGCGGATATCGTCCATGTGCCGTTCAACGATCTGGCTGCGGTTAAAGCGGTAATTGATGATCACACCTGCGCCATCGTGGTTGAGCCAATCCAGGGCGAAGGCGGCATTGTGCCTGCGACGCCAGAGTTTATGCAGGGACTGCGTCAGCTGTGTGATGAACATCAGGCGCTGCTGGTACTGGATGAAGTGCAGAGCGGCATGGGCCGTAGCGGCAAGCTGTTTGCCTGTGAGCATTACGGCGTGAATCCAGACATTCTGACCACCGCTAAAGCGCTGGGCGGCGGCTTCCCGGTGAGTGCGATGCTGACCACCAATGAAATCGCCTCCGCGATGGCGCCGGGCGTTCACGGCACCACTTATGGCGGCAATCCGCTGGCCTGTGCCGTAGCCGAAGCCGCGCTGGATATTATCAACACGGAAGAAGTACTCAGCGGTGTTGAAACGCGGCGTGAGCTGTTCGTCACTGCATTAAAAGCGCTGGATGCGAAGCTGGATCTGTTCAGCGAAATTCGTGGCAAAGGACTGCTGATTGGTGCGGCGTTGAAACCTCAGCATGCGGGTAAAGCGCGCGATATCCTTAACGCCGCAGCGGCCGAAGGCGTCATGATCCTGAATGCGGGAACGGATGTTATCCGCTTTGCGCCATCGCTGGTTATTGAGCCTGCCGATATT